The sequence below is a genomic window from Longimicrobium sp..
CGCCGGACTTCCTGCTCGGGCACAGCCTGGGCGAGTACAACGCGCTGCTGGCCGCCGGCGCGTTCGACTTCGAGACGGGGCTCAAGCTGGTCCTGAAGCGCGGCGAGCTGATGGGCGCGGCGGCGGGCGGCGGAATGCTGGCGCTGGTGAACGTCGACGCCGGGCGAATCGAGCGGCTGCTGCGCGACCGCGGGCTGGAGGCCGTCGACATCGCGAACCACAACAGCGACAACCAGTTTGTCGTATCCGGGACGGCGGCCGACATCGAGAGCGCCCGGGCAGCGTGCGCCGAGGAGGGGATCACGGCCCTGCCGCTGAAGGTGAGCGCGCCCTTCCACTCGCGCCACATGCGCCCCGCGCGGGACGAATTCGCGGCGTTCCTGGCCGGCTTCTCCTTCGCCCCGCTGCAGGTTCCCGTCATCGCCAACGCCACCGCGCGGCCGTACGAGGGCGCGCGCGTCGCCGAAACGCTGACGCGGCAGATCACGGGCGCGGTGCTGTGGCGCGACAGCGTGCAGCACCTGCTGGGGCTGGACCGCGAGATGGCGTTCGAGGAGATGGGGAGCTCCATCCTCACCAAGATGCGGGCGCGGTCTGCCCTCGCCGGGGACGCGGGCGGCGCGCGTTCGCCGGCGTCCGCGCCGCCCGGGCGCGAGCGCCGGAGCCAGGTGTTCTGCGTCTCGTACGCCGGCGGCGACGCGCGCGCGTATCACGGCTTGGCCGAACGCCTGGCGGGGGCTGAGGCCGTGCCGCTGGAGCGGCCCGGACGCGGAAGCCGCGCCTCCGAGCCGCTGCTCCACGACCCCGACGCCGTCATCGACGACCTGTTCGCCCAGATCGCGCCCCGGATCGACGGGCCATACGCGCTGTACGGCCACAGCCTGGGCGCGCGGCTGGCCTATCTCCTGGCCCGCCGCCTGTGCGAGCAGGGGCGGGCGCCGGCGCGCCTCTTCGTTTCCGGCGAAGGCTCGCCAGCCGCGCCTTCGCGCGAGGAGCAGACCTGGAGGCTGGCGTCGGACGCGTTCTGGCGCCGGCTGGGCGCCATGGGCGGCGTTCCCCCGGAGCTGCTTCAGCACGCCGACCTGATGGCGCACTACGAACCGATCCTCCGCGCCGACTTCGAGGTGCTGAGCGCGTGCGTCCACCCGGGCGGCCCGCAGCTGGACGTCCCCATTGCGGTGATGATCGGCCAGGACGAGGCGGTCTCGCTCGCGGACGCCCGGAAGTGGCAGAACGAGACCCTTCATCCGCTGACGGTGCGGAGCTTTCCCGGCGACCACTTCTTCATACGCCGGCACTGGAACGAGATCGCCCACCTCATCGAGACCGGGCTGAGGAATTGAGATGCGAGAAGAGCTTCAGCGATACCTGGAAGACACCTTCCTCTTCGAGTTCGGCGGCGACGTCACCCCGGAAACCAACCTGTTCAGCATCGGGATCATCGATTCGTTCGGATACGTCCAGATGATCCGGCACCTGGAGAAGGAGTACGGCATCCGCTTCACCGACGACGAGCTCCTCTCCAACGTGCTGGTCTCGCTCAACAGCATCCTGGCCTGTGCCGAAGCCAAAAGGGCCGGCCGCTGATGTGCGGGATCGCCGGCTTCTTCCGTGCGCCGGAGGCGCCCGAGCGCTATCCGGCCCTGATGACGCGCATGCTCGCCCTGCTCGCGCACCGCGGGCCGGACGAAGCCGGCTACTACGTCTCCGACGTCGCCGGCCTGGGTACCGCGCGGCTGAGCGTGATCGACCGGAGGTCCGGCACCCAGCCGCTCGGCAGCGGCGACGGCCGCTACTGGATCTGCTGCAACGGCGAGCTGTACAACTACCGCGAGCTGCGGCGCGAGCTCGAGGCCCTTGGACGCCGCTTCCGCACGGCCTCGGACACCGAAGTCGTGCTGCAGGCCTGGATCCATTGGGGTGAAGCTTCCCTGCCCCGCCTCGACGGCGCCTTCGCGTTCGCAATCCACGACACCCGCGACGGCTCGATGGTCCTGGCGCGGGATCGCTTCGGAGAGCGTCCCCTCTTTTACGTCCTGCACGAGGGCCGGCTCCTGTTCGCCTCGGAGATGAAGGCGTTCCTGGCCTTCGAGCGCGTTCGCTTCGCCTTCGACTCCGCCCAGCTGGCAACGATCTTCACCACCTGGACTCCGCTGCCGCACCAGACCGGGTTCGCCGGCGTCGAGCAGCTGCCGATGGGAGAGTTCCTGGTGGTCGACCGCGGCGGCCGGTCGCGGCGCGGCGCCTACACGACGCTCGACCTTCAGGGTCGTGGCGCGCCGGCCACGGAAGGGGAGGCGATCGAGAAAATCCGCGACACGCTGCGGGCGAGCGTGGCGCTGCGGATGCGCAGCGACGTCGAGGTGGGGGTCTACCTCAGCGGAGGCGTCGATTCGTCCATCGTGGCGGCGCTGGCCACCGACGCCGCGGGCCCTCCCCTGCGGACGTTCTCGGTGGCGTTCGAGGAGACGCAGTTCGACGAGTCGGCCGAGCAGCGGGCGGTCGTGGAGCGCCTCGGCACCGCGCACACCACCGTGCGCGTGGGCAACGGCGACATCGCCGACCACTTTCCGCGCGCGGTCTTTCACGCCGAGGTGCCGGCCTTCCGGACGGCGTTCGTGCCGATGTTCCTTCTGTCCCGGGCCACGCGCGACGCGGGGGTCCGGGTGGTCCTCAGCGGCGAGGGCGCCGACGAGGCGTTCCTCGGCTACGGGATCTTCAAGGACACGCTCCTGCTGTCGTCGTGGAACAGCCTGACCACGGAGGAGAAGAAGGCGCGGCTGGCCCGGCTGTATCCGTACCTGGACCACTTCAGCGGCGGCGGCGAGCACGGCCGCCTGATGGGGCTGTACCAGCAGTTCTCCGCCGAGCGCACGCCCGGCCTCTTTTCGCACGAGATGCGGCTGCAGAACGGCCGCTTCTCCACGCGGCTGCTGCGCGACGCGCCCGACCCGCTTCCCTCGCTCGTGCAATGGCTGGGCGCCCAGCCGGGGTTCGGCGCACTCACGCCCGTGCAGAAGGCGCAGTGGCTGGAGTTCAGGACCCTCCTGCCGGGATACCTGCTGTCGACGCAGGGCGACCGGATGGCGCTCGCGCACGGCGTGGAGAACCGCTGCCCCTACCTCGACCCCGCCGTGGTGGCCGTGGCCGCCGCGACCAACCTGCGCTTCGACGACGGGTTCGACGAGAAGCGGCTGCTGAAGAGGGCGTTCGGCGACCGGCTGCCGCCCGCCGTCCTGGCGAAGGGGAAGTTCCCGTACCGCGCCCCCGACGTGGCCGCGTTTGCCGAGCGCCGCGGCGACACGCTCGACCTGCTCTGCGACGCGACGCTCGCGCGGGTGGACTGCCTGGATCCCGTCTTCGCGCGCGCCCTGGTGAAGAAGGTGTTCTCGACCCCGCCGGGCCAGGTCAGCACGCGCGAGAGCCAGACCTTCGTCTTCCTGATGTCGCTGGTCTGGCTGCACCGCTACTTCGTCAGGCGCGAGGGGCTCCCGGATCCGGAGGAGCGCGCGACGGAGCGAACGCTCGTCAGGGTGGTCGACGAGCGCACCGGCGCGGTGCGGCGCCGCATGGCCCGCCGCCCGGCGGAGGCCGGGGCGCCATGACCGCCGTCGCCATCATCGGCATCGCCGTCCGCTTTCCCCAGGCCGACGATCCCGGACAGTTCTGGGAGCACCTGGCCACCGGACGGTGCCTGATCGGCACGCTTCCGGCCGGGCGCCGCGGCCCGGGGACGGAGGGCTTGCGCGCGGCGACGATCGACGACGTCGAAGGCTTCGACGCCGCGTTCTTCCGCGTCTCGCCGCGCGAGGCGGAGATGATGGACCCGCAGCAGCGCATCGCCCTGGAGCTGGCCTGGAAGGCCATCGAGGACGGCGGCTACCGTCCGGGCGCGCTCGCCGGCGCGAACGTGGGCGTGTTCATGGGCGTCGGTGCGTCGGACTACGCGGAGCTGACGGCGCGGCACCAGGCCCATTCGGACGCGTACATGCCCACGGGCACCTCGCATTCGATCGTGGCGAACCGCGTTTCGCACCTGCTGGACCTTCGCGGGCCGAGCCTGGCCGTGGACACCGCCTGTTCGAGCTCGCTCACGGCCGTCCAGCAGGCGGTGCTGGCGCTGGAGCACGGCGAGTGCTCGATGGCGCTGGCCGGGGCGGTGAACCTGTGCCTGTCGGCGAGCCGCTTTACGGCGTTCCGCAAGAGCGGACAGCTGTCGCGCGACGGCGCGAGCCGCGCGTTCGATGCGGCGGCCGCCGGCTTCGTACGGGGGGAGGGGGGCGCGGTGCTCGTGCTCAAGCCGCTGGCCGACGCGGTCGCCCACGGCGATCCCATCCACGGCGTCATCCGTGCCGTCTCCACGCGCCACGGCGGGAAGACCCACTCGCTCACGGCCGTGACGCCGACCACGCAGGAAGCGCTGATCGTCGACGTTTACACGCGCGCCGGGATCGATCCCGACACCGTCGACTACCTGGAGGCCCACGCGCAGGGGGCGCTGCTCGGCGATCCGATCGAGATCCAGGGACTGAAGCGCGCCTTCGCGCGCCTCGGCGCGACGCGGCCGTGCGGGGTGGGCTCGGTGAAGGGGAACGTCGGCCACCTGGAAGCGGCGGCCGGGATGGCCGGCATCGTCAAGGTCCTGCAGGCGATGCGGCACCGCATGCTGCCGGCCACGTGCGGGTTCGAGACGCTGAACCCGCTGATCCAGCTGGAGGGGAGCCCGTTCTACGTGGTCGGCGCGGCGCGGGAGTGGCCGTCGCCCGGGCGGGCGGGGGTGAGCACGATCGGGTTCGGCGGGGTGAGCGGGCACGTGGTGCTGGAGCCCCCGCCGGCCCCCGCGGGCGACCCGGGGGGCCCCGGCCACCCGGGGCCGCACGTGGTCCCTCTCTCGGCGCGCACCGGCGAGGCGCTGCGGGCGTACGCGCGCGCGGTGCTCGCTTCGCTGCAGGCGGGGACGGACCTCGCATCGCTGGCGCACACGCTTCAGACCGCGCGCGACGCCATGGAAGAGCGCGCGGCCTTCGTCGCGGAGACCTCCGAGGAGCTGCGCGCCAGGATCGAGGACTTCCTCCGCGACGGAACCGGGACGCGCGCGGCGGCGGGGGCGCCCTTCCTGGACCCTGGCGAGGCGAGGCTGCTCACGGCCCACTGGGTGGAGCAGGGCCGGGCCGACCGGCTCGCCCGGGCCTGGTCGCACGGCCTGGACGTGGACTGGGCGCTGCTGTACGGCGATACGAAGCCCGTCCGGATCCATTGCGCGACCTACCCGTTCACGCGGACGCCGTACTGGCTTCCGACGGGGGCGGATCCCGCGGAACGCGGCGCCCCGGCCCCGGCCCGGGCATCCGCTCCGGCCCCGGCCCTGGATTCGAACCCGGCCTCGGTGCGCGGCCTGGTGGTCCGGACGCTTGCGGCGAAGCTCGGGCTCGGCGCCGGGGCGATCGACCCGGAGGCGGCGTTCGCCGACTACGGGCTCGACTCGATCAGCGCCGCGGGGGTCGTCCAGACGCTCAACGAGCACCTGGGCACCGACCTGAGCACCACGAGCCTCTTCGCCCACGCCAGCGTCGACCGCCTCACGAGGCACCTGGAGGCCGGACAGCCCCGCCCCTTCCCTTCCCCGCCGCCGTCGCCGGAAACCGGGGCGGCGGGGGGGGCCGGTCCCTCCCCCATCGCCGTCGTCGGGATGAGCGGGCGCTTCGCGCGCTCCGACAACGTCGAGCAGCTCTGGGGGCACCTGGCGCGCGGGGCGGAGCTGGTCGGCGAAGTGTCCCGCTGGCCGCCACGCCCCCAGTGGCAGTGCTCGCGCGGCGGGTTCCTTTCCGACATCGACCGGTTCGACGCCCCCTTCTTCCGCATCGCGGGGGCCGAAGCCACGGCCATGGACCCGCAGCAGCGCATCTTCCTGGAGGAGGCCTGGCACGCGCTGGAAGACGCCGGGCACGCGGGCCGTGCGATCGAGGGGAGCCGCTGCGGCGTCTACGTGGGGTCGCAGGGGACGGACTACGGAGCCCTCTTCGGCGCCGAGGCGCCGGCACAGGCGTTCTGGGGGACCTCGGATGCCGTGATCGCCGCGCGCATCGCCTATTTCCTGGACCTGCAGGGCCCCGCCGTGGGGGTGGACACCGCCTGTTCGAGCTCGCTCGTGGCCATCCACCTGGCGTGCCAGGCGCTGTGGAGCGGCGAGGTCGACATGGCGCTGGCCGGGGGCGTCTTCGTGCAGTCCACGCCGTCGTTCTACGACGCGGTGAACCGCGCCGGGATGGTGTCGCCCACCGGCCACTGCTACGCGTTCGACGCGCGCGCGGACGGCTTCGTTCCCGGCGAGGGGGCGGGCGTGGTGGTGCTCAGGCGCCTGGCCGACGCCCTTGCCGACGGCGACGCCGTGCACGCCGTCATCCGCGGCTCGGGGATCAACCAGGACGGCCGGACCAACGGCCTGGCGGCACCCAGCGCGCAGTCGCAGGAGCGGCTGGAGCGCGAGGTGTACGACCGCTTCGGGATCGACCCGGCCGGCATCCAGATGGTGGAGGCGCACGGGACGGGGACCATCCTGGGCGATCCGATCGAGCTGGAGGCGCTGACCGGCGCCTTCCGCCGTTCCACCGACCGCACGCGCTACTGCGCCCTCGGCTCGGTCAAGGCGAACATCGGCCACACCACCACCGCCGCCGGGGTGGCCGGCGTGCTCAAGGTCCTGCTGGCGCTCCGGCACGGGCAGATCCCGCCGGCACCGCACTGGGAGCGGGCGAACCCGGCCATTCCCCTGGACGACAGCCCGTTCTACGTGAACACGACGCTGATCCCCTGGGAGGCGGAGGGTCCGCGCCGCGCCGCGGTCAGCTCGTTCAGCTTCTGCGGGACCAACGCCCACCTGGTCATCGAGGAGGCGCCGGCGATCCCGCGGGCGCCCCGGCCCCCGCGCGCCTATCCGGTGGTGCTCTCGGCGCAGAGCGAGGCGCAGCTGCAGCGCCAGATCGACGAGCTGCGCGCGCACGTGGACGCGCATCCCGGGCTGGACCTGGGCGACGTCAGCTACACGCTGCTTACGGGACGGCGGCAGCTCCCGCACCGCTTCGCCTGCCGGGCGGAGACGCTGGCCGAGCTGTCGGACGCGCTGCGGGAACGGCGGGCGAGCGAGGCTGGCGCGGACGAGCCGTTCGGGAAGGGGTACCGGCGCGTTTCGCTGCCGGGGTATCCGTTCGCCGGCGAGCGCTACTGGCCCGCCACGGCTCCGCGCGGGGCGACGCACTACACGGGGAGCGAGTTCTTCCTGGACGGGCACCGCATCGACGGGCGCAGGGTGCTACCGGCGGCCGTGTGCCCCGACCTGGTGCGCGCGGCGCTGCCGGACCCCGGCCCGCTGGTGCTGCGCGACGTCGTGTGGCTGCGGCCGCTGGTGGTGGGCGAGGGGGGAACGAGCGTCCGCGTGGTGCTGGCCGCGCCGGACGAGTTCACGATCGAGGCAGACGAGCCCTGCGTGCGCGGCACGGTGGCCGCGCTCTCCGATGCGCCCCCCGAGCGCGCCGACCTCGCCGCGCTGCTCGCGTCGTGCCCCGACGGCGAATGGACGGGTGAAGAGTGCTACCGCCGCTTCGCCGCGCTGGGCATGGAGCACGGGCCGGCCATGCGCGGGCTGAGCCGCGTGCACCGTGGGCCGGGGCGGGCGGTGGCGCGCGTCGCCGCGGCGAGCGCCGTGGCGGCGCTGGACTGCGCCCTCCAGGTGGCGCTCCTGCTGGCGCTGGAGGCCGAGGAGAACGCCACGGCGGCACCCATGCCGTTCAGCGCCGAGGCCATCGAGCTGCGCCGGGCCGTCCCGGGGAGCGCGTGGGTCCACGTCCGCCGGCGCCCCGGCCGCCTGCACGTCTTCGACATCGACCTCCACGACGACGACGGGGAGCTGTGCCTGCGGATGGCGGGGCTCACCGAGAAGTTCGCCGACGGGGTTCGCCCGGCGCCGCGCCTGGTGTACGCGGTGCCGCGGTGGGAGCGGCGTGACGTGGAGGGACGGCCGGACCCCGCGAGGGTGCACCTGATGCTGGCGGGGCTCGACGGGGCCGCCCTGCGGGAGGTGGCGGAACGCACCGCCGCCGCGGCCGAGCCGCTCGACACGGAATGGATGCCGGTGATCGAGCGTGCGCAGGCCGTGCTCCGCGATCGCGACTCCGGCCCCGTGCGGCTGCTGGTGATGGCCCCGGACGCGCGCTTCGCGCCGCTGGCCGCGCTCTTCCGCACGGCGCGGCTGGAGAACCCGAAGCTCCGCGGCACCGTGGTCACGATCCCGGATCTCGCCGGGTGGGCGCCGGAAGCGGTGGCGCGGATCGCGGCCGGCGAGCACGGCGAGGACGAGGTGCGCTACGACGCCTCCGGCGCGCGGTACGTCCGCCGGCTGGCGGAATGGACCCCGCCGGGGGGGCCGGGCACTCCCGCGGCCGTCCCCGGCGGCGTCTACTGGATCACCGGCGGCATGGGCGGGCTCGGACGCATCGTCGCCGCCCACCTGGGGAAGACGCCCGGCGTTCGCCTGGTCCTCACCGGCCGCTCGGCCCTCACGTCCGACGGCTCCGCGTTTCTGGAGACGCTGCGCCGGGCGGGGGCACGGGCGGAGTACCGCCAGGCGGACGTCACGCGGCGCGCCGACGTGCACCGGGTGGTGGCGGAGATCCGCGAGCGCCACGGGCGGCTGGACGGCATCGTCCACGCGGCGGGGGTGCTCCGCGACGCCTGGCTGCTGAAGGACACGCGCGACGCGATGGAGGCCGTGCTGGCGCCGAAGGTCGACGGCACGACCCTCATCGACGAGGCCACGCGCGGCTTCGGCCTGGACTTCTTCGCCCTTTTCTCCTCGGTCGCCGCCGTTCGCGGCAGCCCCGGCCAGGCCGTCTACGGCGCGGCGAACGCGTTCCTCGACGCCTTCGCCGAGCAGCGCCGCGGACCCGGGCGCACGATCTCGATCAACTGGCCGCTGTGGGCCCAGGGAGGGATGAAGCCGCCGTCGCCGCGGGCGGACGCCGAGGCGATGGCCACGGCGGACGGCCTGGCCGCCTTCGAGGTGGCGCTGCGGGGGTTCTCCGGCGCGCGGATCGGCGTGGAGGTGGGCTCGTGGCGGGTGGCCGCCGCGGCCCCGGCCGCCCCGCCGGACGCCGCACCCGTTGCGCCGCGTGCGGGCGGGACCGCCGCCGACGCGCTCCCCCTCGTCCGGTCCCTTTTCGCCGAGGCGGCCGGGATCGACCCGGCGCGCCTGCGCGCCGACGTCCGCCTGGACGAGTACGGCCTGGACTCCATCCTGGCCGTCTCCGTCACCCAGCGCCTGGAGAAGGAGTTCGGCCCCCTGCCGAAGACATTGTTCTTCGAGCACGTGGACCTGGACGGCGTGGCGGAGTTCCTGGCGCGCGAGGGCCGCGTGGCGGTGTCCCGCGCGCCCGTCGAGGCTTCCCCCGTCGAGGCTTCCCCCGTCGAGGCTTCCCCCGTGGAGGCTTCCCCGGTCGTCGAAGGTTCCCCCGCCGCCGATGCTTCCCCGGCCGTCGCGGTTTCCCGGGCCCCGGCGCCCCCGCCCGGTTCGCGCGACGTCGCCATCGTGGGCCTCTCCGGACGCTATCCCCACGCGGAAAACCTGGACGAGCTCTGGAGACTGCTCGACGAAGGGCGCGACGCCTTCGAGCCGCCACCCTCCGACCGCTGGGACCCGCGCGCGCTGTACGCGCCGACTCGCGACGTCCTGGGCAAGAGCACGATCCGCACGGGCACCTTCCTGCGCGGAATCGACCGGTTCGACCCCCGCTACTTCAGCATCTCGCAGCACGACGCGGAGCTCATGTCGCCCGAGGCGCGGCTGCTGCTGCAGGTGGGGGTGCAGGCGCTGGAGGACGCCGGCTACTCGCGGGAAACGCTGCAGCGCCGCTACCGCGGCAACGTGGGCGTGCTGGTGGGCACGATGAACAACCACTACCTGCTCTACGGGTTCCAGAGCCTGCTGCGGCGGGGGGCGCGGGCCAGCGGCACCCTGGCCGGGGCCATTCCCAACCTCCTCTCGTACTTCTACGGCTTCAGCGGCCCGTCCCTGTTCGTCGACGCCATGTGCGCGTCGTCGCTGGTGGCGATCCACCAGGCGGTGCAGATGCTGCGCGGCGGCGAATGTCCGATGGTGGTGGTGGGGAGCGTCAACCTGATGCTGCACCCCTACAACCTGGTCGCCACCTCGCAGGAGCACTACACCACCACCACGGGCGAGAAGATCCGCAGCTACGGGCTGGGCGCCGACGGCACCATCGTGGGCGAGGGGGCCGGCGCCCTGGTGCTGAAGCGGCTGGCCGACGCCGAGCGGGACGGCGACCACGTCTACGGGGTGATCCGGGGGAGCGCGGTCACCAACGCCGGCGTGCGCAACGGCTTCACCGTCCCCAATCCGCACATGCAGGCGCTGGCCATCGAAAAGGCCCTCGCCGACGCCGGCGTGGACCCCCGGAGCATCTCCTGCTTCGAAGGCCACGGCTCGGGGACCAGGCTGGGCGACCCGATCGAGATCAAGGGCGCCACCCTGGCCTTCGAAAAGTGGACGAGCGAGCGCGGGTTCTGCCCGGTGGGGTCGGTGAAGTCGAACCTGGGCCACCTGCTGGCCGCGGCGGGGCTGGCCGGGGTGACCAAGGTGCTGCTGCAGATGAAGCACCGGCGCCTCGTGGCCTCGGTGAACGCGGAGGAGCTGAACCCGGCCATCCCCTTCGCGGAGTCCCCGTTCTTCGTGCAGCGGACGGGCGCCGAATGGGTGCCGCCGGCCGGGGCGCCCCGCCGCGCGGGGGTCACCTCCATCGGCGCGGGGGGGATGAACGCGCACCTGGTGATCGACGAGTACGAGGCCCCGCCC
It includes:
- the fabD gene encoding ACP S-malonyltransferase, which codes for MRAVMFPGQGAQSRGMGEALFRRYPRLARRASDIAGWDVEELCVHDPQDRLAQTQFTQPAMYVVNALTWLDHQDRVPGTPDFLLGHSLGEYNALLAAGAFDFETGLKLVLKRGELMGAAAGGGMLALVNVDAGRIERLLRDRGLEAVDIANHNSDNQFVVSGTAADIESARAACAEEGITALPLKVSAPFHSRHMRPARDEFAAFLAGFSFAPLQVPVIANATARPYEGARVAETLTRQITGAVLWRDSVQHLLGLDREMAFEEMGSSILTKMRARSALAGDAGGARSPASAPPGRERRSQVFCVSYAGGDARAYHGLAERLAGAEAVPLERPGRGSRASEPLLHDPDAVIDDLFAQIAPRIDGPYALYGHSLGARLAYLLARRLCEQGRAPARLFVSGEGSPAAPSREEQTWRLASDAFWRRLGAMGGVPPELLQHADLMAHYEPILRADFEVLSACVHPGGPQLDVPIAVMIGQDEAVSLADARKWQNETLHPLTVRSFPGDHFFIRRHWNEIAHLIETGLRN
- a CDS encoding SDR family NAD(P)-dependent oxidoreductase, which encodes MTAVAIIGIAVRFPQADDPGQFWEHLATGRCLIGTLPAGRRGPGTEGLRAATIDDVEGFDAAFFRVSPREAEMMDPQQRIALELAWKAIEDGGYRPGALAGANVGVFMGVGASDYAELTARHQAHSDAYMPTGTSHSIVANRVSHLLDLRGPSLAVDTACSSSLTAVQQAVLALEHGECSMALAGAVNLCLSASRFTAFRKSGQLSRDGASRAFDAAAAGFVRGEGGAVLVLKPLADAVAHGDPIHGVIRAVSTRHGGKTHSLTAVTPTTQEALIVDVYTRAGIDPDTVDYLEAHAQGALLGDPIEIQGLKRAFARLGATRPCGVGSVKGNVGHLEAAAGMAGIVKVLQAMRHRMLPATCGFETLNPLIQLEGSPFYVVGAAREWPSPGRAGVSTIGFGGVSGHVVLEPPPAPAGDPGGPGHPGPHVVPLSARTGEALRAYARAVLASLQAGTDLASLAHTLQTARDAMEERAAFVAETSEELRARIEDFLRDGTGTRAAAGAPFLDPGEARLLTAHWVEQGRADRLARAWSHGLDVDWALLYGDTKPVRIHCATYPFTRTPYWLPTGADPAERGAPAPARASAPAPALDSNPASVRGLVVRTLAAKLGLGAGAIDPEAAFADYGLDSISAAGVVQTLNEHLGTDLSTTSLFAHASVDRLTRHLEAGQPRPFPSPPPSPETGAAGGAGPSPIAVVGMSGRFARSDNVEQLWGHLARGAELVGEVSRWPPRPQWQCSRGGFLSDIDRFDAPFFRIAGAEATAMDPQQRIFLEEAWHALEDAGHAGRAIEGSRCGVYVGSQGTDYGALFGAEAPAQAFWGTSDAVIAARIAYFLDLQGPAVGVDTACSSSLVAIHLACQALWSGEVDMALAGGVFVQSTPSFYDAVNRAGMVSPTGHCYAFDARADGFVPGEGAGVVVLRRLADALADGDAVHAVIRGSGINQDGRTNGLAAPSAQSQERLEREVYDRFGIDPAGIQMVEAHGTGTILGDPIELEALTGAFRRSTDRTRYCALGSVKANIGHTTTAAGVAGVLKVLLALRHGQIPPAPHWERANPAIPLDDSPFYVNTTLIPWEAEGPRRAAVSSFSFCGTNAHLVIEEAPAIPRAPRPPRAYPVVLSAQSEAQLQRQIDELRAHVDAHPGLDLGDVSYTLLTGRRQLPHRFACRAETLAELSDALRERRASEAGADEPFGKGYRRVSLPGYPFAGERYWPATAPRGATHYTGSEFFLDGHRIDGRRVLPAAVCPDLVRAALPDPGPLVLRDVVWLRPLVVGEGGTSVRVVLAAPDEFTIEADEPCVRGTVAALSDAPPERADLAALLASCPDGEWTGEECYRRFAALGMEHGPAMRGLSRVHRGPGRAVARVAAASAVAALDCALQVALLLALEAEENATAAPMPFSAEAIELRRAVPGSAWVHVRRRPGRLHVFDIDLHDDDGELCLRMAGLTEKFADGVRPAPRLVYAVPRWERRDVEGRPDPARVHLMLAGLDGAALREVAERTAAAAEPLDTEWMPVIERAQAVLRDRDSGPVRLLVMAPDARFAPLAALFRTARLENPKLRGTVVTIPDLAGWAPEAVARIAAGEHGEDEVRYDASGARYVRRLAEWTPPGGPGTPAAVPGGVYWITGGMGGLGRIVAAHLGKTPGVRLVLTGRSALTSDGSAFLETLRRAGARAEYRQADVTRRADVHRVVAEIRERHGRLDGIVHAAGVLRDAWLLKDTRDAMEAVLAPKVDGTTLIDEATRGFGLDFFALFSSVAAVRGSPGQAVYGAANAFLDAFAEQRRGPGRTISINWPLWAQGGMKPPSPRADAEAMATADGLAAFEVALRGFSGARIGVEVGSWRVAAAAPAAPPDAAPVAPRAGGTAADALPLVRSLFAEAAGIDPARLRADVRLDEYGLDSILAVSVTQRLEKEFGPLPKTLFFEHVDLDGVAEFLAREGRVAVSRAPVEASPVEASPVEASPVEASPVVEGSPAADASPAVAVSRAPAPPPGSRDVAIVGLSGRYPHAENLDELWRLLDEGRDAFEPPPSDRWDPRALYAPTRDVLGKSTIRTGTFLRGIDRFDPRYFSISQHDAELMSPEARLLLQVGVQALEDAGYSRETLQRRYRGNVGVLVGTMNNHYLLYGFQSLLRRGARASGTLAGAIPNLLSYFYGFSGPSLFVDAMCASSLVAIHQAVQMLRGGECPMVVVGSVNLMLHPYNLVATSQEHYTTTTGEKIRSYGLGADGTIVGEGAGALVLKRLADAERDGDHVYGVIRGSAVTNAGVRNGFTVPNPHMQALAIEKALADAGVDPRSISCFEGHGSGTRLGDPIEIKGATLAFEKWTSERGFCPVGSVKSNLGHLLAAAGLAGVTKVLLQMKHRRLVASVNAEELNPAIPFAESPFFVQRTGAEWVPPAGAPRRAGVTSIGAGGMNAHLVIDEYEAPPPAAAARGGPHLMVFSAMNPRRMTAWLERMRAFLDAHPDVDLRSLAYTLQAGRNALPCRLAFVAADLAGVRRRLTDRAGLPFTENVALEAAAYDAAEVSAAAGRGDLEAVARYWIAGAAIDWDALHPGAQPRRLSLPAYPFEETRCWYPELPDAPSLLDPIGFAAKLHPFVGRNESGLAGVRFTLDVHPDELLDYHHEGEIVGTFVLDAALAVARLAGVEGPLELRDVHWLAPIEWTTATRLLYRLESRGNERWSLAVSTGVEAIRLELARPGSAPVSPVPAGRRWDVAEPPFQQDHFKRNVTLPAPLLVVIAQSAGPLRSIGRLRLLRPAAETRSVVLDGDEMALVGADGEIVGHLSGIRRAGSAAGGSASPATGAGPSVEQVLKVQVAAIAKFSVDQIDHRTPIQSYGLDSIALTTLAGRVNDAFGVALTPAVFFEHPNVESLAGHLRGVRQPERPAPIAAAAPRAAVRREGAVAIVGMAGRFPQADSIEELWDHLVAGRDLITPFPRERYDAFYRDIVDRADFPKYAGVVRDVDAFDAAFFRISRLEAELMDPRHRLALETVWHALEDSGHPPSRLPESTAVFFGISGSDYANLLSVHGVPADAFIATGNEHSMLANRISFLLDIHGPSQPVDTACSSSLVAIHRAVETLRSGRSAMAIAGGVNLLLSVDTSAAAQMAGMLSPDGRCRTFSRDAGGYVRAEGVVALVLKPLADAERDGDRIHGVILASAENHGGRAGSLTAPNVKAQARLIEAAMSGIDPATIGYVEAHGTGTPLGDPAEVSALRRAYAALPAEGPVRCALGSLKTNIGHLEAAAGAAGVVKALLAMRHGELPATLHCGELNPHLELEGSPFWVVRERTPWPRRADAPRRAAVSSFGFGGANAHVVLEEYPAPAPAERAYGDAAELFVLSARDEAQLRRLAAGLADCAAPLPAIAWTLQAGREPMEARFAFRAAGRSAFRDGLAACASGPRPAPVPEDPVLARWMSGADVDWASLWTGGHPVMAALPPYPFARERYWIPRPEAPSLDEAAYVRELEMLLEGGRP
- a CDS encoding acyl carrier protein → MREELQRYLEDTFLFEFGGDVTPETNLFSIGIIDSFGYVQMIRHLEKEYGIRFTDDELLSNVLVSLNSILACAEAKRAGR
- the asnB gene encoding asparagine synthase (glutamine-hydrolyzing), whose protein sequence is MCGIAGFFRAPEAPERYPALMTRMLALLAHRGPDEAGYYVSDVAGLGTARLSVIDRRSGTQPLGSGDGRYWICCNGELYNYRELRRELEALGRRFRTASDTEVVLQAWIHWGEASLPRLDGAFAFAIHDTRDGSMVLARDRFGERPLFYVLHEGRLLFASEMKAFLAFERVRFAFDSAQLATIFTTWTPLPHQTGFAGVEQLPMGEFLVVDRGGRSRRGAYTTLDLQGRGAPATEGEAIEKIRDTLRASVALRMRSDVEVGVYLSGGVDSSIVAALATDAAGPPLRTFSVAFEETQFDESAEQRAVVERLGTAHTTVRVGNGDIADHFPRAVFHAEVPAFRTAFVPMFLLSRATRDAGVRVVLSGEGADEAFLGYGIFKDTLLLSSWNSLTTEEKKARLARLYPYLDHFSGGGEHGRLMGLYQQFSAERTPGLFSHEMRLQNGRFSTRLLRDAPDPLPSLVQWLGAQPGFGALTPVQKAQWLEFRTLLPGYLLSTQGDRMALAHGVENRCPYLDPAVVAVAAATNLRFDDGFDEKRLLKRAFGDRLPPAVLAKGKFPYRAPDVAAFAERRGDTLDLLCDATLARVDCLDPVFARALVKKVFSTPPGQVSTRESQTFVFLMSLVWLHRYFVRREGLPDPEERATERTLVRVVDERTGAVRRRMARRPAEAGAP